The following coding sequences are from one Humulus lupulus chromosome X, drHumLupu1.1, whole genome shotgun sequence window:
- the LOC133803563 gene encoding probable magnesium transporter NIPA9: MWESICLTLAATAGNNIGKVLQKKGTVILPPLSFKLKVIRAYALNRAWLLGFLMDIFGALLMLRALSLAPVSVIQPVSGCGLAILSVFSHFYLKETMNVIDWMGITLAGIGTLGVGAGGEEQKASAISVLQLPWLVIIVAILFVLLNGWLRICKRQRREQELMEFEVVEEIIYGLESGILFGMASVISKMGFVFLEQGFPRMLVPICISISICCSGTGFYYQTRGLKHGRAIVVSTCAAVASIVTGVLAGMLALGERLPSAPTARLSLLLGWLLIILGVMLLVSSTRVLRLLPRRLRRYVQSGADRNFGARQSGSNRGRDSNPSTVIQAATLHHLMASSSAKEKA; encoded by the exons ATGTGGGAGTCGATTTGCCTGACCTTGGCGGCCACCGCCGGTAACAACATCGGAAAAGTCCTTCAGAAGAAGGGCACCGTCATTCTCCCTCCTCTCTCGTTCAAGCTCAAG GTGATAAGGGCATATGCCCTTAATAGAGCTTGGTTGTTGGGTTTTTTGATGGACATATTTGGAGCTTTGTTGATGTTGAGAGCATTATCTCTAGCTCCT GTATCAGTTATCCAACCCGTTTCTGGCTGTGGACTTGCTATTCTTTCTGTTTTTTCGCACTTTTATCTAAAGGAAACCATGAATGTTATTGACTGGATGGGAATTACTTTAGCAGGCATTGGCACCTTAG GAGTTGGTGCTGGTGGTGAGGAACAAAAGGCTTCTGCCATTTCTGTACTTCAGTTACCATGGCTTGTAATCATCGTCGCCATCTTGTTT GTACTTCTCAATGGTTGGCTCCGTATTTGCAAACGTCAACGAAGAGAACAGGAATTG ATGGAATTTGAAGTTGTTGAGGAAATTATATATGGCCTAGAATCTGGCATTTTGTTCGG GATGGCATCTGTTATATCAAAGATGGGATTTGTTTTCTTGGAGCAGGGCTTCCCCAGGATGCTAGTTCCTATATGCATCTCAATTAGCATATGTTGTAGCGGCACAGGATTCTATTACCAG ACTCGGGGTTTAAAGCATGGGAGGGCGATTGTGGTTTCTACATGTGCTGCTGTGGCATCAATTGTTACCGGTGTGCTAGCTGGAATGCTCGCTTTGGGTGAAAGATTGCCATCAGCGCCAACAGCCCGTTTATCGCTTCTGCTTGGATG GTTACTAATAATCCTCGGTGTGATGTTACTTGTGAGTTCAACTCGGGTTCTTAGACTTCTTCCCCGCCGATTAAGACGGTATGTACAAAGTGGCGCTGATCGGAATTTCGGTGCAAGACAATCCGGGTCCAACCGTGGTAGGGATTCAAACCCTAGTACCGTTATCCAGGCGGCAACTCTGCATCATTTGATGGCATCTTCTTCTGCTAAAGAGAAGGCTTGA
- the LOC133803372 gene encoding mitochondrial carrier protein CoAc1 — MGSAQRSTLGLVDGSTTHEKASYIDNFPVYVKELIAGGAAGAFAKTAVAPLERIKILLQTRTNGFQSLGVHQSLKKLLKHEGVKGFYKGNGASVIRIVPYAALHYMTYEQYRSWILNHYPILGSGTHIDLLAGAASGGTAVLCTYPLDLARTRLAYQFVDKRGSFEYGRKGFQSQTAYKGIKDVLFSVYKEGGTRGLYRGVGPTLIGILPYAGLKFYIYEELKRHVPEEYENSITMRLSCGALAGLFGQTFTYPLDVVRRQMQVGNRLSTVQGGEAGFKNTLEGLTTIVRKQGWRQLFAGLSINYIKIVPSVAIGFTAYDTMKFWLRVPPRQKSQPTSSA, encoded by the exons ATGGGCTCTGCACAAAGGTCTACCCTGGGGTTGGTGGATGGTTCAACCACACATGAAAAGGCTTCCTACATTGATAATTTTCCAGTTTATGTTAAGGAGTTGATTGCTGGAGGCGCTGCAGGGGCGTTTGCGAAGACGGCGGTTGCGCCATTGGAGCGTATCAAGATACTGTTGCAG ACGAGGACTAATGGGTTCCAGTCTCTTGGGGTGCATCAATCTTTGAAAAAGTTATTGAAGCATGAAGGTGTTAAGGGATTCTATAA GGGAAATGGTGCTAGTGTTATTCGTATAGTTCCTTATGCAGCCTTACATTACATGACCTATGAGCAGTATAGGTCCTGGATTCTGAATCATTATCCTATTTTAGGATCAGGGACTCATATTGATCTCTTAGCTGGCGCAGCATCTGGTGGAACAGCTGTTTTGTGCACATATCCCTTGGACCTGGCTCGTACGAGACTTGCTTACCAG TTTGTGGATAAAAGAGGAAGCTTTGAGTATGGTAGAAAGGGTTTTCAATCTCAGACTGCTTACAAAGGCATAAAAGATGTGCTTTTCAGTGTTTACAAGGAAGGGGGAACCCGTGGTCTGTACCGAGGTGTTG GCCCAACACTCATTGGAATCCTCCCTTATGCCGGTTTGAAGTTTTACATATATGAAGAACTTAAGAGGCATGTTCCAGAAGAGTATGAGAACTCCATCACCATGCGGCTTTCTTGTGGAGCGTTAGCTGGATTATTTGGACAGACTTTCACTTACCCTTTAGATGTTGTTAGGAGGCAAATGCAG GTTGGAAATAGATTGAGTACGGTTCAAGGTGGTGAAGCCGGATTCAAGAACACATTGGAAGGGCTTACCACTATCGTTCGTAAGCAAGGGTGGAGGCAGTTGTTTGCAGGCCTAAGCATCAACTATATCAAG ATTGTTCCGTCGGTGGCTATTGGTTTCACTGCATACGACACGATGAAGTTTTGGCTGCGGGTTCCGCCTCGACAGAAGTCTCAACCAACATCCTCTGCATGA
- the LOC133803800 gene encoding cytokinin riboside 5'-monophosphate phosphoribohydrolase LOG8 encodes MEGAKASSKFTRICVFCGSNSGHRKVFSDAALELGNEMVERKINLVYGGGSVGLMGLISRTVYAGDCHVLGVIPKALMPHEISGETVGEVRTVSDMHERKAAMAREADAFIALPGGYGTMEELLEMITWAQLGIHKKPVGLLNVDGYYNSLLALFDNGVEEGFIKPGAREIVVSAPTAKELMIKMEQYAPSHEHIASHESWQMEQLGEYPSQDNSR; translated from the exons ATGGAGGGAGCCAAAGCTAGTAGCAAGTTTACTAGGATTTGTGTCTTTTGTGGAAGCAACTCTGGTCACAGGAAAGTCTTCAGTGATGCTGCTCTTGAATTGGGAAACGAAATG GTGGAGAGGAAGATAAATTTGGTGTATGGTGGAGGAAGTGTTGGGTTGATGGGTTTGATATCCAGGACAGTGTATGCTGGAGATTGtcatgttcttgg GGTCATTCCTAAAGCTCTCATGCCTCATGAG ATATCTGGTGAAACTGTTGGAGAAGTAAGAACTGTTTCGGACATGCATGAGCGAAAAGCTGCAATGGCTCGAGAAGCTGATGCGTTTATTGCTCTACCTG GAGGATATGGAACAATGGAGGAGCTGTTGGAGATGATAACATGGGCCCAGCTTGGGATTCACAAGAAACCG GTTGGTTTGCTAAATGTAGATGGGTATTACAATTCTTTGCTAGCACTATTTGACAATGGTGTTGAAGAGGGATTCATCAAGCCAGGTGCTCGGGAAATCGTTGTCTCTGCTCCAACAGCCAAAGAACTCATGATAAAGATGGAG CAATACGCTCCTTCCCATGAACACATTGCATCTCACGAAAGCTGGCAGATGGAACAACTTGGTGAGTATCCAAGCCAAGACAATTCAAGGTGA